From Thermodesulfobacteriota bacterium, one genomic window encodes:
- a CDS encoding efflux RND transporter periplasmic adaptor subunit, giving the protein MVERRWCLLVATVATFFGACGQSPQEQPNPAERPLITAVYAYGIVEARRHSTLSAKFPGKLERILVAEGEPVAEGQVLAVFEARELQAAAASAEAAVKVVEAQLAEARAGARAQELILARERLRETEAVLAKAELDWTRAQGLHHREAMADEAWETARLGRQRAEAGRNAARAALALLEEGTRPEALAVLERQLAAAQARLQEARTALGNARLTAPFAGIVTRKHREEGEAMDIGLPVLDVATVGDRYIRAEVDETDIGRLRLEQPVHVSADGFPGLELAGTVRKIQSQMGAKRLIPTDPAKIVDYKVLEVEISLPADCPYPLKLPVNVRISLEPPPR; this is encoded by the coding sequence ATGGTTGAGCGCCGCTGGTGTCTTCTTGTGGCCACCGTGGCAACCTTCTTCGGCGCTTGCGGCCAGTCGCCCCAGGAGCAGCCGAACCCGGCCGAGCGGCCGCTCATCACCGCGGTCTATGCTTACGGCATTGTCGAGGCCCGCCGCCACTCCACCCTGTCGGCCAAGTTTCCGGGCAAGCTGGAGCGCATCCTGGTGGCAGAAGGGGAGCCGGTGGCGGAGGGCCAGGTGCTGGCGGTGTTCGAGGCCCGGGAGCTCCAGGCCGCCGCCGCCTCCGCCGAGGCGGCCGTGAAGGTGGTCGAGGCCCAGCTGGCTGAGGCCCGGGCTGGCGCCCGAGCCCAGGAGCTGATCCTGGCCCGGGAGCGCCTGCGGGAAACGGAGGCTGTGCTGGCCAAGGCGGAGCTGGACTGGACCCGGGCGCAAGGGTTGCATCACCGGGAGGCTATGGCTGACGAGGCCTGGGAGACGGCTCGCCTCGGCCGGCAGCGGGCCGAGGCCGGCCGCAATGCCGCCCGGGCCGCCCTGGCCCTGCTGGAGGAGGGGACCAGACCGGAAGCCCTGGCGGTGCTCGAGCGGCAGCTGGCGGCAGCCCAGGCCCGGTTGCAGGAGGCCCGCACCGCCCTGGGCAACGCCCGCCTGACGGCGCCGTTTGCCGGCATCGTCACCCGCAAGCACCGGGAGGAAGGGGAGGCCATGGACATCGGTCTGCCGGTCCTGGATGTAGCCACTGTGGGCGACCGCTACATCCGGGCCGAGGTGGACGAGACCGACATCGGCCGGCTGCGGCTGGAACAGCCGGTGCACGTGAGCGCCGACGGCTTCCCCGGCCTGGAGCTGGCCGGCACGGTGCGAAAGATCCAGTCCCAGATGGGCGCCAAGCGCCTCATCCCCACCGATCCGGCCAAGATCGTCGACTACAAGGTCCTGGAGGTGGAGATCTCCCTCCCCGCCGACTGCCCCTATCCCCTCAAGCTGCCGGTCAACGTCCGCATCAGCCTGGAGCCGCCGCCCAGGTAA
- a CDS encoding ABC transporter permease, with product MPGRASYPVAIATRNLLHDRVRLAITLVGIAFSVVLILIQVGVYLGMMANTASIIEHADGDIWITARNNRNFDFSLPFPEYRENKAKAVQGVAWVKKLILVWSLMKLKEGGSENVEVVGFDPDSGLGGPWEMVAGEIREVKYHRGVIVDESSFSKLGEMRIGDDREILGLRVRVVGICRGAKRITTAPILFASYKTAQQLNPRAEERTVFLVVGVAPGEDTAAVRDRLRRVMSLEDVYTAGEFSWLTMKYWTLNTGMGVGFGFTILMGIIVGTVIVSQTIYSATIEHLREFGTLKALGAANRTVYGIIVRQALLSGLLGFGIGVAINALVATLYQRTGLLIVQPWQLFVTDFALTLAICVTASLISVRRAMQVDPMEVFRA from the coding sequence ATGCCGGGCCGCGCGTCCTATCCGGTGGCCATCGCCACCAGGAACCTGCTGCACGACCGGGTGCGCCTGGCCATCACTTTGGTGGGCATCGCCTTCTCGGTGGTCCTCATCCTCATCCAGGTAGGGGTCTACCTGGGCATGATGGCCAACACCGCCAGCATCATCGAGCATGCGGACGGCGATATCTGGATCACCGCCCGCAACAACCGCAACTTCGATTTTTCGCTCCCCTTTCCCGAGTACCGGGAGAACAAGGCCAAGGCGGTCCAGGGCGTAGCCTGGGTCAAGAAGCTCATCCTGGTCTGGTCTCTCATGAAGCTCAAGGAGGGGGGGAGCGAGAACGTGGAGGTGGTGGGCTTCGACCCGGACTCCGGCCTCGGCGGCCCCTGGGAGATGGTGGCGGGCGAGATCCGGGAGGTGAAGTACCACCGGGGGGTGATCGTCGACGAGTCCAGCTTCTCCAAGCTCGGCGAGATGCGTATCGGCGACGACCGGGAGATCCTGGGCCTCCGAGTGCGGGTGGTGGGCATCTGCCGGGGGGCGAAGCGGATCACCACGGCGCCCATTCTCTTCGCTTCCTACAAGACCGCCCAGCAGCTCAACCCCCGGGCCGAGGAGCGGACCGTCTTCCTGGTGGTGGGGGTGGCCCCAGGCGAGGACACCGCAGCCGTCCGGGATCGGCTCCGCCGGGTGATGAGCCTGGAGGACGTTTACACCGCCGGCGAGTTCTCCTGGCTGACCATGAAGTACTGGACCCTCAACACCGGCATGGGGGTGGGCTTCGGCTTCACCATCCTCATGGGGATCATCGTTGGCACCGTCATCGTCAGCCAGACCATCTACAGCGCCACCATCGAGCACCTGCGGGAGTTCGGCACCCTGAAGGCCCTGGGGGCAGCCAACCGGACCGTCTACGGGATCATCGTCCGCCAGGCCTTGTTGAGTGGGCTCTTGGGCTTCGGGATCGGCGTGGCCATCAATGCCCTCGTTGCCACCCTTTACCAGCGGACGGGCCTGTTGATCGTCCAGCCCTGGCAGCTCTTTGTCACGGATTTCGCCCTTACCCTGGCCATCTGCGTCACAGCTTCCCTGATCTCGGTGCGCCGGGCCATGCAGGTGGACCCCATGGAGGTCTTCCGGGCATGA
- a CDS encoding type II toxin-antitoxin system Phd/YefM family antitoxin, whose amino-acid sequence MQTIQEFVPVTQAKTRLLDMIRAIRDSDDAIAITRNGVPAAVLISMDKFEGLLETIEILADDQAREELRRSREDARQGRLVDMEDVL is encoded by the coding sequence ATGCAGACCATTCAGGAATTCGTTCCCGTGACCCAGGCCAAGACAAGGCTGTTGGACATGATCAGGGCGATTCGTGACTCCGACGACGCCATTGCCATCACCAGGAATGGGGTGCCAGCCGCGGTCTTGATCAGCATGGACAAGTTCGAGGGGCTCCTGGAAACCATCGAGATCCTGGCCGACGACCAGGCACGGGAAGAATTGCGGCGATCCCGCGAGGACGCTCGACAGGGGCGCCTCGTGGATATGGAGGATGTCCTCTGA
- a CDS encoding cytochrome c3 family protein, which produces MKRSTYRRSLARPLVGVLVLGGVLAVAGSTGAQVTGRCSNCHTMHNSQDASPMTLNESATPNPMLTRGDCMGCHASGTNQKMWNIDGVTFIPQVFHTDASGDLAGGNFAYINDTKAGGIGDGDNRGHNVIDIFGPGSDDNLSVVPGGILQYYHDQNVTDLTLTCAGENGCHGERVWNSGVTGLAALKGAHHGNTDGACNPPLDNPTVGDSYRFLLGVKGYENQTSGQKWQNVSASSHNEYFGQAVPNVMHCSGGTGSCHFPGGPIRPRNQTISGFCGTCHGNFHTLKPPTSDGSESSDGQSMGIGPAVTSPFRRHPTDIVINRLGAGSEYSQYTTYNVNAPVGRTTVLSAPSAVVTPASDTVTCLSCHMVHASPYPDMLRWNYDALQAHSGSNTNGCFICHTTKDDV; this is translated from the coding sequence ATGAAGAGATCGACCTATCGTCGCAGTCTGGCCCGGCCCCTGGTCGGCGTCCTGGTGCTCGGTGGCGTGCTGGCGGTGGCGGGCTCGACCGGGGCCCAGGTGACTGGCCGGTGCTCCAACTGCCACACCATGCACAACAGCCAGGACGCCAGTCCCATGACCCTGAACGAGAGCGCGACCCCCAACCCCATGCTCACCCGGGGCGACTGCATGGGCTGCCACGCCTCGGGCACCAACCAGAAGATGTGGAACATCGATGGGGTCACCTTCATCCCCCAGGTCTTTCATACCGATGCCAGCGGTGACTTGGCCGGCGGCAACTTCGCCTACATCAACGATACCAAGGCCGGGGGCATCGGCGACGGGGATAATCGGGGCCACAATGTCATCGACATCTTCGGGCCGGGCTCGGATGACAACCTGAGCGTGGTGCCCGGTGGCATCCTGCAGTACTACCATGACCAGAACGTCACCGACCTGACCCTGACCTGCGCCGGGGAGAACGGCTGCCACGGCGAGCGGGTATGGAACTCCGGCGTCACCGGCCTGGCGGCCCTGAAGGGCGCCCACCACGGCAACACCGACGGCGCCTGCAATCCCCCCCTGGACAACCCCACCGTCGGCGACAGCTACCGCTTCCTGCTGGGGGTCAAGGGCTACGAGAACCAGACCAGCGGCCAGAAGTGGCAGAACGTCAGCGCCTCCAGCCACAACGAGTATTTCGGCCAGGCGGTCCCCAACGTCATGCATTGCTCCGGCGGCACCGGCAGCTGCCACTTTCCTGGCGGCCCCATCCGGCCCCGCAACCAGACGATCAGCGGCTTCTGCGGCACCTGCCACGGCAACTTCCACACCCTGAAGCCGCCCACCAGCGACGGCAGCGAGAGCAGTGACGGCCAGTCCATGGGCATCGGTCCTGCCGTCACCTCGCCCTTCCGCCGCCATCCCACCGATATCGTGATCAACCGCCTGGGGGCGGGCAGCGAGTATTCCCAGTACACCACGTACAACGTCAACGCGCCGGTCGGCCGGACCACCGTTCTTTCCGCCCCGAGCGCCGTCGTCACCCCGGCCTCGGACACGGTCACCTGCCTGTCCTGCCACATGGTCCACGCCAGCCCCTATCCGGACATGCTGCGCTGGAACTACGATGCGCTGCAGGCCCACAGCGGCAGCAACACCAACGGCTGCTTCATCTGCCACACCACCAAGGACGACGTGTAG
- a CDS encoding redoxin family protein → MTGRKRPGYGKGSAQKRFAEEAGLGDLQYLSDHASGAWARAVGLLSGDLGLLARAVVVVDRQGKVRYLQVVPEMTHLPDMEGAFQKARALSLEP, encoded by the coding sequence TTGACAGGCCGGAAGCGCCCGGGCTATGGGAAGGGCAGCGCCCAGAAGCGGTTCGCCGAGGAGGCCGGCCTTGGCGATCTGCAATACCTGTCGGATCACGCCTCCGGGGCGTGGGCCAGGGCGGTTGGGCTTTTGAGCGGGGATCTGGGTCTCCTGGCCCGGGCAGTGGTCGTGGTGGATCGGCAAGGGAAGGTCCGTTATCTGCAGGTCGTGCCCGAGATGACGCATCTGCCGGACATGGAAGGCGCCTTTCAAAAGGCCCGGGCGTTGAGCCTCGAGCCCTGA
- a CDS encoding universal stress protein: protein MVVATDGSACSQAAVNEALSLAAGCKGRLTVLSVVEINAESAALAPQWMAKMEAEAEQHLSAVKAQAAGAGVECETVLVRSDEPYRAIVDEASQRKADLVIMGSHGRSGLSRLLMGSVTARVVGHAPCKVLIVPHAGA from the coding sequence ATGGTGGTGGCAACCGACGGCTCGGCATGCAGCCAGGCGGCCGTCAACGAGGCGCTCAGTTTGGCGGCAGGCTGCAAGGGCCGGCTGACCGTGCTGTCCGTGGTGGAGATCAATGCCGAGTCCGCGGCCCTGGCGCCTCAGTGGATGGCGAAGATGGAGGCCGAGGCCGAGCAGCATCTGAGTGCGGTGAAGGCCCAGGCGGCGGGGGCAGGGGTGGAGTGCGAAACGGTGCTCGTCCGCAGCGACGAGCCTTACCGGGCCATCGTGGACGAAGCCAGCCAGCGCAAGGCGGATCTCGTCATCATGGGCAGCCATGGCCGCTCCGGCCTCAGCCGGCTGCTCATGGGCAGCGTCACGGCCCGGGTGGTGGGCCACGCGCCCTGCAAGGTTCTTATCGTTCCCCATGCCGGCGCCTGA
- a CDS encoding type II toxin-antitoxin system RelE/ParE family toxin yields the protein MPYRVRLTETVRAAVAHFHPELKELTRRALAELAENPLLGKELQEELAGYFSYRFKRYRVIYTVDDGDGTVVVHLVWHRRNVYELLERIARPEGRT from the coding sequence ATGCCCTATCGCGTCCGCCTTACGGAAACGGTCCGGGCAGCGGTCGCGCATTTTCATCCGGAGTTGAAGGAACTTACCAGGAGGGCACTGGCGGAGCTGGCCGAAAATCCTCTTCTCGGTAAGGAGCTGCAAGAGGAACTGGCAGGCTACTTTTCCTACCGGTTCAAAAGGTACCGGGTGATTTACACCGTGGATGACGGGGACGGAACCGTTGTCGTCCATCTGGTCTGGCATCGCCGAAACGTCTACGAACTCTTGGAGCGTATCGCCCGCCCCGAGGGGCGGACATGA
- a CDS encoding Hsp70 family protein → MTEQEATPIIGIDLGTTNSLVAVPSRQGPVIVANERGERMTPSVVAVHPGQVLVGELARSQAVLNHAVTVTLAKRAMGSRQIWRLQDEDWTPERVSAAILTSLRRTAEDYLGVPVREAVITVPAYFNDRQRQATLQAGEAAGLTVVKLMNEPTAAALMYGLEHGADDRLLVFDLGGGTLDITLIEIREHAFVVRQVGGATDLGGSDFDALLVEELREVFRQEHGLDLAADPVARQQLVLQAERAKRDLSSALEARVMIPYVTITPAGPLHLDLPLTRARAELLFTPLLDRIRAILAETLAAAGVAAGWVNTVIMVGGASRMPCVRRLLTELLPPAVTVRQDLNPEEIVALGAGLLAGVLAGTYPEIPFRDVTAHDLGIEDDAGELVTLIPRGTAYPVERLRVFTTTRDHETAVTIHVLERGEPGAEPVTLAWFGLESLPPAQAGTLDIGVTFAIDGHGILRVRAVEETSGVRAEIQVSRYGAGRAYEEREMMQEA, encoded by the coding sequence ATGACTGAGCAGGAGGCGACCCCGATCATCGGCATCGATCTGGGCACCACCAACAGCCTGGTGGCGGTGCCCAGCCGCCAGGGGCCGGTGATCGTCGCCAATGAGCGGGGTGAGCGCATGACGCCGTCGGTGGTGGCGGTGCACCCCGGTCAGGTCCTGGTGGGGGAGCTGGCTCGCTCCCAGGCGGTACTCAACCACGCGGTCACCGTCACCCTGGCCAAGCGCGCCATGGGCAGCCGGCAGATCTGGCGGCTCCAGGATGAGGACTGGACGCCGGAGCGGGTCTCGGCCGCCATTCTGACCTCCCTGCGCCGCACCGCCGAGGACTATCTCGGCGTACCGGTGCGCGAGGCGGTGATCACCGTGCCGGCCTATTTCAACGACCGGCAGCGGCAGGCCACCTTGCAAGCCGGCGAGGCGGCAGGCCTTACGGTGGTGAAGCTCATGAACGAGCCCACCGCCGCGGCCCTGATGTATGGCCTGGAGCACGGTGCGGATGACCGGCTTCTGGTCTTCGACCTGGGCGGTGGCACCCTGGACATCACCCTGATCGAGATCCGGGAACACGCCTTCGTCGTCCGCCAGGTGGGCGGGGCCACCGACCTGGGGGGCAGCGACTTCGACGCCCTGCTGGTGGAGGAGCTGCGCGAGGTCTTCCGGCAGGAGCATGGCCTCGATCTGGCTGCCGATCCGGTGGCTCGCCAGCAACTGGTCCTGCAGGCGGAGCGGGCGAAGCGGGATCTGTCCTCCGCGCTGGAGGCCCGGGTGATGATCCCCTACGTGACCATCACTCCCGCGGGCCCGCTGCACCTCGATCTGCCCCTGACCCGGGCCCGGGCCGAGCTGCTGTTCACCCCGCTGCTGGACCGGATACGCGCCATCCTCGCCGAAACCCTGGCTGCCGCCGGGGTGGCCGCCGGCTGGGTCAACACCGTGATCATGGTGGGCGGGGCCAGCCGGATGCCCTGCGTGCGCCGGCTGCTGACCGAGCTCCTGCCGCCTGCGGTGACGGTGCGCCAGGACCTCAATCCCGAGGAGATCGTCGCCCTGGGGGCCGGACTTCTGGCCGGGGTGCTGGCTGGCACCTACCCGGAGATCCCTTTCCGGGACGTCACCGCCCATGATCTGGGCATCGAGGACGATGCCGGCGAGCTGGTGACCCTGATCCCCCGAGGCACCGCCTACCCGGTGGAGCGGCTGCGGGTCTTCACCACCACCCGCGACCACGAGACCGCGGTCACCATCCATGTCCTGGAGCGGGGCGAGCCCGGTGCCGAGCCGGTCACCCTGGCCTGGTTCGGCCTGGAGAGCCTGCCGCCCGCCCAGGCCGGCACCCTGGACATCGGTGTCACCTTTGCGATCGACGGGCACGGCATCCTGCGGGTGCGGGCCGTGGAGGAGACAAGCGGCGTCCGGGCCGAGATCCAGGTCAGCCGCTACGGAGCAGGACGAGCGTACGAGGAGCGCGAGATGATGCAGGAGGCGTGA
- a CDS encoding ABC transporter ATP-binding protein, whose product MSQVALAIDAVSKVYNSGVARVLAVEAASAAFATGSITAIMGPSGSGKTTLLSILGLILRPSSGRVQLLGQDVTGLDEGQLPALRRTHIGFIFQSFNLFSALSALDNVLVALQIKGVGRRQAVARAQEALARVGLASRVGFLPRDLSGGEKQRVSIARAIAADAPIILADEPTANLDSRTGMTIVDLLSDLAREQAKTVVVVTHDLRLQEHVDRVLFMEDGLLKEGAHG is encoded by the coding sequence ATGAGCCAGGTGGCCCTGGCCATCGACGCCGTGAGCAAGGTGTACAACAGCGGCGTCGCCCGGGTGCTGGCGGTGGAGGCCGCCAGCGCCGCCTTTGCCACCGGCTCCATCACCGCGATCATGGGGCCGTCGGGCAGCGGCAAGACGACGCTCCTGTCCATCCTTGGTCTCATCCTGCGCCCCAGCTCCGGCCGGGTGCAGCTCTTGGGTCAGGATGTCACCGGTTTGGACGAAGGCCAGCTGCCAGCCTTGCGCCGGACCCACATCGGGTTCATCTTCCAATCCTTCAACCTGTTCTCGGCCCTCAGCGCCCTGGACAATGTCCTGGTCGCCCTGCAGATCAAGGGCGTCGGCCGCCGGCAGGCCGTGGCCCGGGCCCAGGAGGCCCTGGCCAGGGTGGGGCTGGCGTCCCGGGTGGGCTTTCTGCCCCGGGATCTGTCCGGGGGAGAGAAGCAGCGGGTGTCCATCGCCCGGGCCATCGCCGCTGATGCGCCGATCATTCTCGCCGACGAGCCCACCGCCAATCTCGATTCCCGGACCGGCATGACCATCGTCGATCTGCTCTCCGATCTGGCCCGGGAGCAGGCCAAGACCGTGGTGGTGGTCACCCACGACCTGCGCCTGCAGGAGCACGTGGATCGCGTCCTTTTCATGGAAGACGGCCTGCTCAAGGAGGGAGCCCATGGTTGA
- a CDS encoding ParA family protein, giving the protein MPRPASSPAAASAGQRRIVFANRKGGSGKTATAVNVAAGLSRLGHRVLLVDCDPQAHASLSLGWSPFGRHPTLYDLLTDPDLPLAQVLKPSAEAPQHLVILPASSQLAGLEVEGGSAPEWRSRLATLLMASRETAAFDYLLLDVPPTVGLFTIMAMLVAREAVIPVQAHFLALEGLAEMVRFVYQINASVNPDLVISGILPTFYVGSTRLARKVVAELKANFGSGLVMPAIHQNVQLAEAPSFGQSIFRYAPRSAGARDYQAAVSWLATGPGRRPA; this is encoded by the coding sequence ATGCCCAGACCCGCATCTTCCCCGGCCGCCGCCTCTGCTGGCCAGCGCCGGATTGTTTTTGCCAATCGCAAGGGAGGCAGCGGCAAGACCGCAACCGCGGTCAACGTGGCTGCTGGCCTGTCCCGGCTGGGCCACCGGGTGCTCCTGGTGGATTGCGATCCCCAGGCCCACGCCAGCCTGTCCCTGGGCTGGTCTCCCTTCGGCCGCCATCCCACCCTCTACGATCTTCTGACCGATCCGGACCTGCCCCTGGCGCAGGTGCTGAAGCCCTCGGCCGAGGCGCCCCAGCATCTGGTCATCCTGCCCGCCTCCAGCCAGCTGGCCGGGCTGGAGGTGGAAGGCGGCTCGGCGCCGGAGTGGCGCTCCCGCCTCGCCACGCTGCTCATGGCCAGCCGCGAGACCGCCGCTTTCGACTATCTCCTGCTGGACGTGCCGCCTACGGTGGGGCTGTTCACGATCATGGCCATGCTGGTGGCCCGGGAGGCGGTGATTCCGGTCCAGGCCCATTTTCTGGCCCTGGAGGGCCTGGCGGAGATGGTGCGCTTCGTCTACCAGATCAACGCCAGCGTCAATCCGGACCTCGTCATCTCCGGTATCCTACCTACCTTCTATGTGGGCAGCACCCGGCTGGCCCGCAAGGTGGTAGCCGAGCTGAAGGCCAACTTCGGCTCCGGACTGGTGATGCCCGCCATCCACCAGAACGTGCAGCTGGCCGAGGCACCCAGCTTCGGCCAGTCCATCTTCCGCTATGCCCCCCGCTCGGCCGGTGCCCGGGACTACCAGGCGGCGGTGAGCTGGCTGGCGACCGGGCCGGGCCGGAGGCCGGCATGA
- the tkt gene encoding transketolase, translating into MSTAHPSPELVQEAVNTIRFLAVDAVEKAKSGHPGMPMGAAAMAYTLWHRFLRHNPADPAWPNRDRFVLSAGHGSMLLYSLLHLTGYDLSREDLAAFRQWGSKTPGHPEHGHTPGVETTTGPLGQGLATAVGMAMGRQYLNRLFATAGGPLFDYRIFGIVGDGDLMEGVASEAASLAGHLGLDALCFLYDDNRITIEGGTDLAFSEDVRARFLAYGWQVETVADGNDVEEVAAALTRVLASPGKPSLVMVRTHIGFGSPARMDSPDAHGAPLGPEESRRTKEALGWPLEPTFLVPAAVAAHLGQARENGQRWQAQWQERLAAVLAADAEAAALWQRLMAGELPAGWEARLPDFAGVAKLATRQASGQVINALAPVLPELLGGSADLAPSNNTAIKGGGDFTRTAAGRVLRFGVREHAMAACLNGLALSGLLIPFGGTFLVFSDYMKPAMRLSALMGQRVIYILTHDSIGLGEDGPTHQPIGQLAALRAMPNLVVIRPADARETAAAWRVALGRRQGPTALILSRQALPVLDGTSYPAAGAVERGAYILAEAGSGSPALILLATGSEVALALEARSVLEGEGVPTRVVSMPSWELFDAQPPDYRQAVLPPAVRSRLAVEAASTLGWERYVGLDGAVLGMTTFGASAPGPVLLERFGLTVAGVVARAKSVLQG; encoded by the coding sequence ATGAGCACGGCGCACCCGTCCCCGGAACTCGTCCAAGAGGCCGTCAACACCATCCGCTTCCTGGCCGTGGATGCGGTGGAGAAGGCCAAGTCCGGCCATCCTGGCATGCCCATGGGCGCGGCCGCCATGGCCTATACCCTGTGGCACCGCTTCCTGCGTCACAACCCGGCGGATCCCGCCTGGCCGAACCGGGACCGCTTCGTGCTCTCGGCCGGGCATGGCTCCATGCTTCTCTATAGCCTCCTGCATCTCACCGGCTACGACCTGTCCCGGGAGGACTTGGCCGCCTTCCGGCAATGGGGCAGCAAGACCCCGGGACATCCTGAGCACGGCCATACCCCCGGCGTCGAGACCACCACCGGCCCCCTGGGCCAGGGCCTGGCCACGGCCGTGGGCATGGCCATGGGCCGCCAGTATCTGAACCGCCTTTTTGCCACGGCCGGCGGGCCGCTCTTCGACTACCGGATCTTCGGTATTGTGGGGGACGGGGATCTCATGGAGGGGGTGGCCTCCGAGGCCGCCTCCCTGGCCGGTCACCTGGGCCTGGATGCCCTGTGCTTCCTGTATGACGACAACCGGATCACCATCGAGGGCGGCACCGATCTGGCCTTCAGCGAGGATGTGCGGGCCCGTTTCCTCGCTTACGGCTGGCAGGTGGAGACGGTGGCGGACGGCAACGATGTGGAGGAGGTGGCCGCGGCCCTGACCAGGGTGCTGGCCAGCCCGGGCAAGCCATCCCTGGTCATGGTGCGCACCCATATCGGCTTTGGCTCGCCAGCCAGGATGGATTCCCCTGACGCCCATGGCGCGCCCCTGGGGCCGGAAGAGAGCCGCCGCACCAAGGAGGCCCTGGGCTGGCCCCTGGAGCCGACCTTTCTGGTGCCAGCGGCGGTGGCTGCCCACCTGGGGCAGGCCCGGGAGAATGGCCAGCGCTGGCAGGCCCAGTGGCAGGAGCGGCTTGCCGCCGTGCTGGCCGCCGATGCCGAGGCCGCCGCCCTCTGGCAGCGGCTTATGGCCGGTGAGCTGCCGGCTGGCTGGGAGGCCAGGCTGCCGGATTTCGCCGGCGTCGCCAAGCTGGCCACCCGCCAGGCCTCCGGCCAGGTGATCAATGCCCTGGCCCCGGTGCTGCCGGAGCTTCTGGGCGGCTCCGCCGATCTGGCCCCGTCCAACAACACCGCTATCAAGGGGGGGGGGGATTTCACCCGCACCGCGGCCGGCCGGGTGCTGCGCTTCGGCGTCCGGGAGCATGCCATGGCCGCCTGCCTCAACGGCCTGGCCCTGTCCGGCCTGCTCATTCCCTTTGGCGGCACCTTTTTGGTTTTTTCGGACTACATGAAGCCGGCTATGCGCCTGTCGGCCCTGATGGGGCAGCGGGTGATCTACATCCTTACCCATGATTCCATCGGTCTGGGGGAGGATGGCCCGACCCACCAGCCCATCGGCCAGCTGGCCGCGCTGCGCGCTATGCCCAATCTGGTGGTGATCCGGCCGGCGGATGCCCGGGAGACGGCGGCGGCCTGGCGGGTAGCCCTCGGCCGGCGGCAGGGGCCCACGGCCCTCATCCTCTCCCGGCAGGCCTTGCCGGTGCTGGACGGGACCAGCTATCCGGCCGCCGGGGCCGTGGAGCGGGGCGCATACATCCTGGCCGAGGCTGGAAGCGGCAGCCCGGCTCTTATCCTCCTGGCCACCGGCAGCGAGGTGGCTCTGGCCCTGGAAGCGCGCAGCGTCCTGGAAGGGGAGGGGGTCCCCACCCGGGTGGTCTCCATGCCCTCCTGGGAGCTTTTTGATGCCCAGCCGCCGGACTACCGGCAGGCGGTGCTGCCGCCCGCGGTGCGCAGCCGGCTGGCGGTGGAAGCGGCATCGACCCTGGGCTGGGAGCGCTACGTCGGCCTGGACGGCGCGGTCCTGGGCATGACCACCTTCGGGGCCTCGGCGCCCGGGCCGGTGCTCCTGGAGCGGTTCGGGCTTACGGTGGCCGGGGTGGTGGCCCGGGCGAAATCCGTTCTCCAGGGCTAG